One window of the Arthrobacter sp. D5-1 genome contains the following:
- a CDS encoding zf-TFIIB domain-containing protein, with translation MDSIDLVMSERSGVEIDYCPQCRGVWLDRGELDKIIDRVAAETIPAPARPAAAPSQPPVAPPPLYNPFESRPQQPRYDDRDRRDYDRRDGDRREGYDRDGYGRKRKKKEGFLGDLFDF, from the coding sequence GTGGATTCCATTGACCTGGTGATGAGCGAACGAAGCGGCGTGGAGATTGACTACTGCCCGCAATGCAGGGGTGTGTGGTTGGACCGTGGGGAGCTGGACAAGATCATTGATCGCGTCGCAGCAGAAACCATCCCTGCCCCTGCCCGGCCTGCGGCCGCGCCGTCCCAGCCCCCCGTCGCGCCGCCGCCCCTCTACAATCCGTTTGAGTCCCGTCCGCAGCAGCCGCGCTATGACGACAGGGACAGGCGCGACTACGACCGACGGGATGGCGATCGGCGCGAAGGCTACGATCGCGATGGGTACGGCCGTAAGCGCAAGA
- a CDS encoding MepB family protein, with the protein MVAPTISRVKKFGPTKGWDSPSTQHHVHTDPMVHPDVLQAHRLMNLLGKTCSLPVPEPDNSEYGAATSTCGHAVIRFRVGKVTPTKVGLFVAVWRRSAAGGTEPFPADHPDANDADTLVISVREGENTGHFVFPRSAVVTHGISSLSGRGGKRGFRVYPPWSVTINPQARKTQAWQVGYFHYSPDGGLPTR; encoded by the coding sequence ATGGTTGCCCCAACGATCAGCCGCGTGAAAAAGTTCGGGCCAACCAAGGGGTGGGATTCACCAAGCACCCAGCACCACGTGCATACTGATCCGATGGTTCATCCCGATGTCCTCCAAGCGCACCGGCTTATGAACCTCCTGGGGAAGACGTGCTCCCTCCCCGTTCCCGAGCCTGACAACTCTGAGTACGGCGCCGCAACGTCCACCTGTGGGCATGCAGTGATCCGTTTCAGGGTGGGCAAGGTTACGCCGACCAAGGTGGGACTCTTCGTTGCGGTGTGGCGGCGGTCAGCTGCCGGAGGTACGGAACCGTTCCCGGCCGACCACCCGGATGCCAACGACGCCGACACTTTGGTGATCTCCGTCCGGGAAGGGGAAAACACCGGTCACTTCGTCTTTCCCCGGTCCGCCGTGGTCACTCACGGCATCAGTTCCCTCAGCGGAAGAGGCGGGAAGCGCGGGTTCCGTGTCTATCCTCCGTGGTCCGTCACTATCAACCCCCAGGCACGGAAGACCCAGGCGTGGCAGGTCGGGTACTTCCACTACTCCCCTGATGGCGGGCTACCGACCCGCTGA
- a CDS encoding alpha/beta hydrolase, with amino-acid sequence MTTSLKVPPATRRPALFWASVLCVGALVLVPLWMLLGNPAVLRGHPLLPALLVTAVVVGLLWAVLLWRRRRASRKRSALRAAGAWAGRVAVLALVAMLVWLNPFAYQQGAVATGSSPKASVADELTAIVMRPEGAPATKGLVFYPGARVEARAYVDILKPAVDAGVLVVILKTPLNLSLLDGNQARGAMVAHPEISTWTVGGHSLGGVSAGSFALSNQDVDGLLLYASYPLDSMCDRTGLRVLSISGSEDGLSTPGKIDASRELLPRDAAFVEVQGGNHAFFGDYGPQPGDGEPGVGRDVAQGQITAATVAFLTGIEGG; translated from the coding sequence ATGACCACCTCCCTTAAAGTCCCACCCGCCACACGCAGGCCGGCGCTCTTTTGGGCCTCTGTCCTGTGTGTTGGCGCCTTGGTTTTGGTGCCCCTGTGGATGTTGCTCGGGAATCCCGCTGTCCTGCGCGGACACCCGTTGCTGCCCGCGCTGTTGGTGACTGCCGTCGTCGTCGGACTTCTTTGGGCTGTTCTGCTGTGGCGCCGCCGCCGCGCGTCCCGCAAGCGTTCGGCACTAAGGGCTGCAGGCGCGTGGGCCGGGCGCGTGGCTGTGCTGGCCTTGGTGGCCATGCTCGTTTGGCTGAATCCCTTCGCCTACCAGCAGGGCGCCGTAGCGACGGGATCGTCTCCCAAGGCCTCGGTGGCTGACGAGCTGACGGCGATTGTCATGAGGCCCGAAGGGGCGCCGGCCACCAAGGGGCTCGTCTTTTACCCCGGCGCCCGCGTAGAGGCTCGGGCGTATGTGGACATCCTCAAGCCGGCAGTGGATGCCGGGGTCCTGGTGGTGATCCTCAAGACGCCCCTCAATCTCAGCTTGTTGGACGGAAACCAGGCCCGTGGCGCCATGGTTGCCCATCCGGAAATCTCCACGTGGACTGTTGGAGGTCATTCGCTGGGCGGGGTCAGCGCGGGTTCATTTGCCCTGTCCAACCAGGACGTGGACGGCCTGCTGCTCTACGCCTCCTACCCGCTGGACTCCATGTGCGACCGCACGGGGCTGAGGGTCCTGTCCATCTCGGGCTCCGAAGACGGACTCAGTACGCCTGGGAAGATCGACGCCTCCCGCGAGCTGCTGCCCCGTGACGCCGCCTTTGTGGAAGTCCAGGGCGGTAACCATGCGTTCTTCGGGGACTACGGGCCGCAGCCCGGCGACGGCGAACCCGGCGTGGGTCGCGACGTTGCCCAGGGGCAGATTACGGCGGCCACGGTTGCGTTCCTGACGGGGATCGAGGGCGGCTAG
- a CDS encoding FMN reductase, translated as METRRITVLSAGLGVPSSSRLLADQLAASAERQLRAAGYDVKIDTVELRDLAVDIANNFVTGYAAPRLAEVIAGVDDSDAIIAVSPVFSASYSGLFKSFIDVLDPKSLDGKAVLLGATGGTDRHQMVLDYAMRPLFTYLRTRIAATGVFAGPQDWGNTDDGGSPLSARVDRAAGELVQLLSGPQPNRKPDALESLPFEQLLAGISAGR; from the coding sequence ATGGAAACCCGCCGCATCACCGTCCTTTCCGCCGGACTCGGTGTCCCGTCGTCGAGCCGCCTGCTGGCCGATCAGCTGGCCGCCTCCGCCGAGCGACAGTTGCGGGCTGCAGGGTATGACGTGAAGATCGACACCGTTGAACTGCGTGACCTTGCCGTGGATATCGCCAACAACTTCGTCACCGGCTATGCCGCGCCACGCCTCGCTGAGGTGATTGCCGGCGTCGATGATTCCGACGCCATCATCGCCGTCAGCCCCGTCTTCAGCGCCTCCTACAGTGGTTTGTTCAAGTCGTTCATCGACGTGCTGGACCCGAAGTCGCTGGATGGCAAGGCTGTTCTGCTCGGCGCCACAGGCGGCACCGATCGCCACCAGATGGTCCTCGATTACGCTATGCGCCCACTGTTCACCTACTTGCGCACCAGGATTGCCGCTACGGGCGTGTTCGCGGGACCCCAGGACTGGGGAAACACCGACGACGGCGGCTCGCCCCTTTCGGCGCGCGTGGACCGCGCTGCGGGAGAACTGGTGCAGTTGCTCAGCGGCCCGCAGCCGAACCGCAAGCCCGACGCCCTTGAATCACTGCCGTTCGAACAGCTGTTGGCAGGTATTTCAGCGGGTCGGTAG